From the genome of Dickeya aquatica, one region includes:
- the nfi gene encoding deoxyribonuclease V (cleaves DNA at apurinic or apyrimidinic sites) has translation MDLNALRAAQRDKAAQVIRHDDLPFAQPTLIAGADVGFEQAGAVTRAALVVLSYPSLQPVEYQIARIPTLMPYLPGLLSFRECPALLAAWALLQHRPDLLFVDGHGISHPRRLGVASHFGLQVNVPTIGVAKKRLCGSFSPLADAAGSRQPLLDKDEQIGWVWRSKARCNPLFIATGHRISSDSALEWVMRCMNGYRLPEPTRWADAVASNRPAFQRWQPKAGV, from the coding sequence ATGGATCTCAATGCGCTGCGGGCAGCCCAGCGCGACAAGGCCGCACAGGTGATACGTCACGATGATTTGCCGTTTGCACAGCCGACGCTGATTGCCGGGGCGGATGTCGGATTTGAACAGGCGGGAGCCGTTACCCGCGCGGCCCTGGTTGTGCTGAGTTACCCCTCGCTGCAACCGGTGGAGTACCAGATTGCGCGTATTCCTACGCTGATGCCTTATCTTCCCGGCCTGTTATCATTTCGGGAGTGTCCGGCGCTGTTGGCGGCGTGGGCGCTGTTGCAACATCGCCCGGATTTGCTGTTCGTTGACGGACATGGCATTTCTCATCCCCGCCGTCTGGGGGTGGCCAGCCATTTTGGCTTGCAGGTCAACGTGCCGACAATCGGTGTGGCAAAAAAACGGTTGTGCGGCAGTTTTTCACCGCTGGCTGACGCCGCAGGTAGCCGCCAGCCGTTGCTGGACAAGGACGAGCAGATAGGCTGGGTGTGGCGCAGCAAAGCCCGTTGCAATCCGTTATTCATCGCTACCGGGCATCGCATCAGTAGCGATAGCGCACTGGAATGGGTGATGCGTTGCATGAACGGCTATCGCCTGCCGGAGCCGACGCGCTGGGCGGATGCGGTTGCCTCTAACCGTCCGGCATTTCAGCGCTGGCAACCGAAGGCCGGGGTGTAG
- the thiE gene encoding thiamine phosphate synthase — protein MSRAFPATDARLGLYPVVDSVAWIERLLDAGVRTLQLRIKDQPAEQAEPDIIRAIALGRRYQARLFINDYWQLAVRHQAYGVHLGQEDLDTADLEAIHAAGLRLGVSTHDDTELARAIAIQPSYIALGHIFPTQTKAMPSAPQGLAALARQVQQLAGRIPCVAIGGISLARVPEVLASGVGSIAVVSAITQAADWRAATATLLHLIEGKGADYAR, from the coding sequence ATGAGCCGCGCGTTTCCCGCCACCGATGCCCGACTGGGGCTTTATCCGGTGGTCGATAGCGTAGCGTGGATTGAACGCCTGCTGGATGCGGGCGTTCGCACTCTCCAGTTGCGTATCAAAGACCAGCCGGCAGAGCAGGCCGAGCCTGACATTATCCGGGCGATTGCCCTTGGCCGCCGGTATCAGGCCCGGCTGTTTATCAATGATTACTGGCAACTGGCCGTCAGGCATCAGGCATACGGCGTACACCTGGGTCAGGAGGATCTTGATACCGCCGATCTGGAGGCGATTCACGCCGCCGGGCTACGTCTGGGCGTATCAACCCATGACGATACTGAGCTGGCGCGTGCTATCGCCATCCAGCCCTCGTACATCGCGCTCGGCCACATCTTTCCCACCCAAACCAAAGCGATGCCATCAGCACCACAAGGGCTGGCTGCGCTGGCGCGGCAGGTACAGCAACTGGCGGGGCGTATTCCCTGCGTCGCTATCGGCGGCATCAGCCTTGCGCGAGTGCCCGAGGTGCTGGCAAGCGGTGTGGGCAGCATCGCCGTGGTCAGCGCCATCACACAGGCCGCGGACTGGCGTGCCGCCACCGCGACATTGCTTCACCTGATTGAAGGCAAGGGGGCAGACTATGCTCGATGA
- the hemE gene encoding uroporphyrinogen decarboxylase — protein MTDLKNDRYLRALLRQPVDVTPVWMMRQAGRYLPEYRATRTQAGDFMSLCKNAELACEVTLQPLRRYALDAAILFSDILTVPDAMGLGLYFEAGEGPRFTSPVTCRADVEKLPVPDPEQELGYVMNAVRTIRRNLAGAVPLIGFSGSPWTLATYMVEGGSSKAFTVIKKMMFAEPQTLHLLLDKLADSVTLYLNAQIRAGAQAVMIFDTWGGALSGAAYREFSLHYMHKIVDGLQREHEGRRVPVTLFTKGGGQWLEAMADTGCDALGLDWTTDIADARRRVGHRVALQGNMDPSMLYAPAARIEQEVASILAGFGAGNGHVFNLGHGIHQDVPPEHAGVFVEAVHRLSAPYHQDNA, from the coding sequence ATGACTGATCTGAAAAATGATCGCTATCTGCGAGCATTATTACGCCAGCCGGTGGATGTCACCCCCGTATGGATGATGCGCCAGGCCGGGCGTTATCTGCCGGAGTATCGGGCAACGCGCACACAGGCCGGGGATTTTATGTCTCTGTGTAAAAACGCGGAACTGGCCTGTGAAGTGACGCTCCAGCCGCTGCGGCGCTATGCGCTTGATGCCGCCATTCTGTTTTCCGACATTCTCACGGTGCCGGATGCAATGGGCCTGGGACTTTACTTTGAAGCCGGAGAAGGCCCGCGTTTTACTTCCCCCGTCACCTGTCGGGCCGATGTGGAAAAACTGCCGGTGCCGGACCCGGAGCAGGAACTGGGTTACGTGATGAATGCGGTGCGTACCATTCGCCGTAATCTGGCCGGTGCGGTACCGCTGATCGGTTTTTCCGGCAGCCCGTGGACGCTGGCGACCTATATGGTTGAAGGCGGCAGCAGCAAAGCGTTCACCGTTATCAAGAAAATGATGTTTGCCGAACCGCAAACCCTGCATCTGTTACTCGATAAACTGGCTGATAGCGTCACGCTCTACCTGAATGCGCAAATTCGTGCGGGCGCACAGGCCGTGATGATTTTTGACACCTGGGGTGGTGCATTGAGCGGGGCGGCTTACCGCGAGTTTTCGCTGCATTACATGCACAAAATTGTCGATGGCTTGCAGCGTGAGCACGAAGGGCGGCGGGTGCCAGTGACGCTGTTTACCAAAGGCGGCGGCCAGTGGCTGGAAGCGATGGCCGATACCGGCTGTGATGCGCTTGGGCTTGACTGGACGACCGACATTGCCGATGCCCGTCGTCGCGTGGGCCACCGGGTGGCCTTACAGGGTAACATGGACCCTTCCATGCTCTATGCTCCTGCGGCGCGTATTGAACAGGAGGTGGCGAGCATTCTGGCCGGTTTTGGCGCAGGCAATGGCCATGTGTTTAACCTCGGGCATGGTATCCATCAGGATGTGCCGCCTGAGCACGCCGGGGTGTTTGTTGAGGCGGTGCACCGGTTGTCTGCGCCCTATCATCAGGATAACGCGTGA
- the thiH gene encoding 2-iminoacetate synthase ThiH yields MSIHSQPSFEQHWQQLEWHDLTLRINSKTDADVERALCADRLTREDMMALLSPAAGRWLEPLAQRAQQLTRQRFGNTVSFYVPLYLSNLCANDCTYCGFSMSNHLKRKTLNQQEVLRECEAIKALGFDSLLLVTGEHQRKVGMDYFRQMLPLIRPHFSALMMEVQPLSQADYAELKTLGLDGVMVYQETYHSPTYARHHLRGHKQDFAWRLATPDRLGQAGIDKIGLGALIGLSDSWRTDCYMLAEHLLYLQQTYWQSRYSVSFPRLRPCAGGIEPASLMDEAQLMQVICAFRLLAPDVELSLSTRESPHFRDHMIPIAINNVSAFSKTQPGGYADARPELEQFTPHDERTPHAVAQALSQSGLQPVWKDWDTYLGRTAT; encoded by the coding sequence ATGAGCATTCACTCTCAGCCATCGTTTGAACAGCACTGGCAACAGCTGGAATGGCACGACCTGACGCTACGCATCAACAGCAAAACCGACGCCGACGTAGAGCGGGCATTATGTGCGGATCGACTCACGCGTGAAGATATGATGGCGCTGCTGTCACCCGCTGCCGGTCGCTGGCTGGAACCGCTGGCGCAGCGGGCGCAGCAACTGACGCGCCAGCGCTTTGGCAACACCGTCAGCTTCTATGTGCCGCTGTATCTTTCCAACCTGTGCGCCAACGATTGCACTTACTGTGGCTTCTCGATGAGCAACCACCTTAAGCGCAAAACGCTCAACCAACAGGAGGTGTTACGCGAGTGCGAGGCCATCAAAGCCCTGGGGTTTGACAGCCTGTTGCTGGTGACCGGCGAACACCAGCGCAAAGTCGGCATGGACTATTTCCGCCAGATGCTGCCGCTGATCCGCCCGCACTTCAGTGCGCTGATGATGGAGGTGCAACCGCTGTCACAGGCCGATTACGCCGAGCTGAAAACCCTGGGGCTTGATGGCGTGATGGTGTATCAGGAAACCTATCACTCACCCACTTACGCCCGCCACCACCTGCGCGGCCATAAACAGGATTTCGCCTGGCGGCTGGCAACACCGGACAGACTGGGGCAGGCAGGTATCGACAAAATCGGGCTGGGGGCGCTTATCGGCTTATCGGATAGCTGGCGCACCGACTGTTATATGCTGGCCGAGCACCTGCTCTACTTACAGCAAACCTACTGGCAGAGCCGTTATTCGGTGTCGTTTCCGCGCCTGCGCCCGTGTGCTGGCGGCATCGAACCCGCCTCGCTGATGGATGAAGCGCAACTGATGCAGGTCATCTGCGCCTTTCGGCTGCTGGCACCAGACGTCGAGCTGTCGCTCTCTACCCGTGAATCCCCCCATTTCCGCGACCACATGATCCCGATTGCCATCAACAATGTCAGCGCCTTTTCCAAAACTCAGCCGGGCGGTTACGCTGACGCCCGCCCGGAGCTGGAGCAATTCACCCCGCACGATGAACGCACCCCGCACGCGGTGGCGCAGGCGCTCAGTCAGTCCGGGCTGCAACCGGTGTGGAAAGACTGGGATACCTATCTGGGCAGAACAGCGACCTGA
- the thiS gene encoding sulfur carrier protein ThiS yields MHIRLNDDAMTLPDGLTVQQLLERLNRLQPGTALAIHHTIIPRADWVHHPVQDGDDILLFQAIAGG; encoded by the coding sequence ATGCACATTCGGCTTAATGACGATGCCATGACGTTGCCAGACGGCCTTACCGTGCAACAGTTGCTTGAGCGGCTTAACCGGCTACAGCCGGGCACCGCACTGGCTATCCATCACACCATTATTCCCCGTGCTGACTGGGTTCATCACCCGGTGCAGGACGGCGATGACATTTTGCTGTTCCAGGCGATTGCAGGAGGCTGA
- the thiC gene encoding phosphomethylpyrimidine synthase ThiC — protein sequence MSTEPTSSTEARVFAQTAAAGRREQRAAAQQFIDTLRGTNFPNSQRIYLTGSRPDIRVPMREIQLSPTLTGGSRDNPHHEPNEAVPVYDTAGPYGDPATGIDVHRGLHRLRAGWIAERGDTETLAQASSGFTQQRLADIGIEHLRFEHLPQPLRAKTGCRVTQLHYARRGIITPEMEFIAIRENMGRERIRSAVLRQQHPGHHFGARLPENITPAFVREEVAAGGAIIPANINHPESEPMIIGRNFLVKVNANIGNSSVSSSIEEEVEKLVWATRWGADTVMDLSTGRYIHETREWILRNSPVPIGTVPIYQALEKVNGIAENLSWELFRDTLLEQAEQGVDYFTIHAGVLLRYVPMTAKRLTGIVSRGGSIMAKWCLSHHQENFLYQHFREICEICAAYDVALSLGDGLRPGSIQDANDDAQFAELHTLGELTKIAWEYDVQVMIEGPGHVPMQMIQRNMTEELEHCHEAPFYTLGPLTTDIAPGYDHFTSGIGAAMIGWFGCAMLCYVTPKEHLGLPNKNDVKQGLITYKIAAHAADLAKGHPGAQIRDNAMSKARFEFRWEDQFNLALDPETARAYHDETLPQESGKVAHFCSMCGPKFCSMKITQEVRDYAARQEAQPIDAGMANMSAEFRARGSELYHTATSLPQEER from the coding sequence ATGTCTACAGAACCAACCTCGTCTACAGAAGCGCGTGTTTTCGCACAAACGGCGGCGGCCGGTCGTCGTGAACAACGCGCGGCGGCCCAGCAGTTTATCGACACACTGCGCGGCACAAACTTTCCCAATTCACAGCGTATTTATCTGACCGGATCTCGCCCGGACATTCGCGTACCGATGCGGGAAATCCAGCTAAGCCCGACGCTGACAGGCGGCAGCCGCGACAACCCGCACCATGAGCCCAACGAAGCCGTGCCGGTGTATGACACCGCCGGGCCCTATGGCGACCCGGCCACCGGAATTGATGTCCATCGCGGCCTGCACCGCCTGCGGGCCGGCTGGATTGCCGAACGCGGCGACACCGAAACATTAGCGCAAGCCAGCTCCGGCTTTACCCAGCAACGGCTGGCCGACATCGGCATTGAACATCTGCGTTTTGAACACCTGCCGCAACCGCTGCGCGCCAAAACCGGTTGCCGCGTCACCCAACTGCACTACGCGCGGCGCGGTATTATCACGCCGGAAATGGAGTTTATCGCCATCCGTGAAAATATGGGGCGCGAACGTATTCGCAGCGCCGTGCTGCGCCAGCAGCATCCCGGCCACCACTTTGGCGCTCGCTTGCCAGAGAACATCACGCCAGCGTTCGTGCGCGAGGAAGTGGCGGCCGGCGGCGCGATTATTCCGGCTAACATCAATCACCCGGAATCGGAGCCGATGATTATCGGCCGCAATTTTCTGGTCAAAGTGAACGCCAATATCGGTAACTCTTCGGTCAGTTCCTCGATTGAGGAAGAAGTGGAAAAACTGGTCTGGGCGACACGCTGGGGCGCAGACACGGTGATGGATCTCTCGACCGGGCGTTATATCCACGAAACCCGCGAATGGATCTTGCGCAACAGCCCGGTGCCTATCGGCACGGTGCCGATTTATCAGGCACTGGAAAAGGTCAACGGCATCGCGGAAAACCTGAGCTGGGAACTGTTCCGCGACACCCTGCTGGAGCAGGCCGAACAAGGGGTAGACTACTTCACCATTCACGCCGGTGTGTTGCTGCGTTACGTACCGATGACCGCCAAACGCCTGACCGGCATTGTCTCGCGCGGCGGCTCCATCATGGCGAAATGGTGCCTGTCGCACCATCAGGAGAACTTCCTCTACCAGCATTTCCGTGAAATTTGCGAAATCTGTGCCGCCTATGACGTCGCGCTGTCGCTGGGTGATGGCCTGCGCCCCGGCTCGATTCAGGATGCCAACGACGACGCACAGTTTGCCGAGCTGCACACGCTGGGTGAACTGACCAAAATCGCCTGGGAATACGATGTGCAGGTGATGATAGAAGGCCCCGGCCATGTGCCGATGCAGATGATCCAGCGCAACATGACCGAGGAGCTGGAGCACTGCCACGAAGCGCCGTTTTACACCCTCGGCCCGCTTACCACGGATATCGCGCCCGGTTATGACCATTTCACCTCCGGCATTGGCGCGGCGATGATAGGCTGGTTTGGCTGCGCCATGCTGTGTTATGTCACGCCGAAAGAGCATCTGGGGCTGCCAAACAAAAACGACGTCAAACAAGGGCTTATCACCTACAAGATTGCCGCCCATGCCGCTGATTTAGCCAAAGGCCACCCCGGTGCGCAAATCCGCGATAACGCCATGTCCAAGGCGCGCTTTGAATTCCGCTGGGAAGACCAGTTTAATCTGGCGCTCGACCCGGAAACCGCCCGTGCCTACCACGATGAAACCCTGCCGCAGGAATCCGGCAAGGTGGCGCATTTCTGCTCGATGTGCGGGCCGAAATTCTGCTCCATGAAAATAACGCAGGAAGTGCGCGACTACGCCGCCCGTCAGGAAGCGCAACCGATAGACGCCGGCATGGCAAACATGTCCGCCGAATTCCGCGCCCGCGGTAGCGAGCTGTACCACACCGCTACCAGCCTGCCGCAGGAGGAGCGCTGA
- a CDS encoding YjaG family protein, with the protein MLRNPIHLRLEKLESWQHVTFMACLCERMYPNYHAFCQQTEFGDASLYRRILDLVWETLVVKDAKVNFDSQLEKLEDAIPVAEDDDIYGIYPAIDACVALSELLHSRLSGETLEHAIAVSEASIRTVAMLEMTQAGREMTDDELRLLPAVEEEWDIQWEIFRLLAACEERDIELIKGLRADLREAGVSNIGINLYQ; encoded by the coding sequence ATGTTACGTAACCCCATTCATTTACGTCTGGAAAAGCTGGAAAGCTGGCAGCATGTCACCTTTATGGCCTGCCTCTGTGAGCGTATGTACCCTAATTATCACGCGTTTTGCCAGCAGACCGAATTTGGGGATGCCTCCCTCTATCGGCGTATTCTGGATCTGGTATGGGAAACGCTGGTTGTCAAAGACGCCAAAGTCAACTTTGACAGCCAACTGGAAAAGCTCGAAGACGCCATCCCGGTGGCTGAAGACGATGACATTTACGGTATCTACCCGGCTATCGACGCCTGTGTGGCATTAAGTGAACTGCTGCACTCTCGCCTGAGTGGCGAAACGCTGGAACATGCCATTGCGGTGAGCGAAGCCTCGATTCGCACCGTAGCGATGCTGGAGATGACCCAGGCTGGCCGGGAAATGACCGATGATGAACTCAGGCTACTGCCTGCGGTGGAAGAGGAATGGGATATCCAGTGGGAGATTTTCCGCCTGCTGGCTGCCTGCGAAGAGCGGGATATTGAACTGATAAAAGGCCTGCGTGCCGACCTGCGTGAAGCGGGAGTCAGCAACATTGGCATAAATTTGTACCAATAA
- a CDS encoding HesA/MoeB/ThiF family protein: MLDDKAFMRYSRHLLLEDIGQDGQQKLAAARVLLVGLGGLGSPAALYLAAAGVGTLTLADHDTLHLSNLQRQILYRSADVDSPKALLAHHALQALNPLVTTLALTTRLEGESLATAVAQVDLVLDCCDNMATRHAVNAACVAAQKPLISASAVGFSGQLLVLTPPFRHGCYACLYPQADEPQRNCRTAGVLGPVVGVMGTLQALEAIKLLCGLPSPLDGKLRLFEARQQQWHTLQLTRTPACPVCGGAHAHSA, from the coding sequence ATGCTCGATGACAAGGCCTTTATGCGCTATAGCCGCCATCTGTTACTGGAAGATATCGGTCAGGACGGGCAGCAGAAGCTGGCGGCTGCCCGTGTGCTGTTGGTCGGGCTGGGCGGGCTGGGTTCACCAGCCGCGCTCTATCTGGCCGCCGCTGGCGTTGGCACGCTCACGCTTGCCGACCACGACACGCTGCACCTCTCTAATCTGCAACGCCAAATTCTCTATCGCAGCGCTGACGTGGATAGCCCCAAAGCGCTGCTGGCCCATCATGCGCTGCAAGCCCTTAATCCGTTGGTGACAACCCTCGCGCTGACCACCCGGCTTGAAGGCGAATCGCTGGCCACCGCGGTGGCGCAAGTCGATTTGGTGCTGGATTGCTGCGACAACATGGCCACCCGCCATGCGGTTAACGCCGCCTGTGTCGCCGCGCAAAAACCGCTCATCAGCGCCAGCGCCGTAGGGTTTAGCGGCCAGTTGCTGGTGTTGACGCCGCCGTTTCGGCACGGCTGCTACGCCTGCCTCTACCCGCAGGCCGACGAACCGCAGCGCAACTGCCGCACCGCGGGCGTGCTCGGCCCGGTCGTCGGCGTGATGGGCACGCTACAGGCGCTGGAGGCCATCAAGTTACTGTGCGGCCTCCCCTCGCCGCTGGACGGCAAACTGCGGCTGTTCGAGGCACGTCAGCAGCAGTGGCACACGCTGCAATTAACGCGCACCCCGGCGTGCCCGGTCTGCGGAGGCGCACATGCACATTCGGCTTAA
- the hupA gene encoding nucleoid-associated protein HU-alpha — protein sequence MNKTQLIDVIADKADLSKTQAKAALEATLAAITESLKEGDAVQLVGFGTFKVNHRNERTGRNPQTGKEIKIAAANVPAFVSGKALKDAVK from the coding sequence ATGAATAAGACTCAACTGATTGATGTAATTGCTGACAAAGCTGACCTTTCCAAGACCCAGGCTAAAGCTGCACTGGAAGCGACTCTGGCGGCGATTACTGAGTCTCTGAAAGAAGGTGATGCAGTACAATTAGTTGGTTTTGGTACTTTCAAAGTCAATCATCGTAACGAGCGCACTGGCCGCAACCCGCAGACGGGTAAAGAGATCAAAATTGCCGCCGCTAACGTGCCCGCCTTTGTGTCCGGTAAGGCACTGAAAGACGCTGTAAAATAA
- a CDS encoding aminotransferase-like domain-containing protein produces MTRYQHLADLLAQRIEQGLYRGGERLPSVRTLSQEHGVSISTVQQAYYRLEQQQLIVPLPRSGYFVRARKAEPPIPSMTRPVQRPVEVKKWGAVLELVSARQDPDVLSLGGSSPDLTQSTLKPLWKQLQRIGQKQQEAALSYDNLAGLVPLREQIARLMVDSGCQLQADDIVVTTGCTEALSVAVRAVAQPGDIIAVESPVFHGILQILCGLNIKVIEIPTDFTTGLSLEALELVLEQWPVKALITVPHCNNPLGFMMPSARKRALLTLAQRYDIAIIEDDVYGELAYEYPRPASLKSADRDGRVLLCSSFSKTLAPGLRVGWVVPGRYLDRVLHMKYTSTGSSVLCTQLAVAEFIAQGYYPPHVRRMRMLYQRNLALLSDWVRRYFPETICVSRPQGGFVLWVEMPPAFDAVALCQQMKAHNIYVAEGSLFCASGKYRHCLRLSYSMPMTPAIEQAVAAIGAAVERQISANVEHIEPAGGEVKR; encoded by the coding sequence ATGACGCGATATCAGCACTTGGCTGACTTGCTGGCGCAGAGAATTGAGCAAGGGTTGTATCGTGGCGGCGAGCGCTTGCCTTCGGTGCGTACACTCAGCCAGGAACATGGCGTTAGCATCAGTACCGTACAGCAAGCTTATTATCGGCTGGAGCAGCAGCAACTGATCGTGCCATTGCCGCGATCGGGCTATTTTGTGCGTGCGCGTAAAGCCGAGCCGCCGATACCCTCCATGACCCGCCCGGTGCAACGACCGGTTGAGGTGAAGAAATGGGGGGCGGTGCTGGAACTGGTCAGCGCCCGGCAGGACCCGGACGTACTTTCCTTAGGCGGCAGTTCGCCGGATCTCACACAAAGCACGCTCAAGCCGCTGTGGAAACAGTTGCAGCGCATTGGCCAGAAGCAGCAAGAGGCTGCACTAAGTTACGACAACCTGGCAGGCTTAGTGCCACTGCGTGAGCAAATCGCCCGCCTGATGGTTGATAGCGGCTGTCAACTTCAGGCGGATGACATTGTGGTGACGACGGGGTGCACCGAAGCGCTGTCCGTCGCGGTGCGGGCCGTTGCCCAGCCGGGCGACATCATTGCGGTTGAGTCACCGGTCTTTCACGGTATTTTGCAAATACTGTGTGGGTTAAATATTAAAGTCATTGAGATACCGACGGATTTTACCACCGGGCTGAGCCTGGAAGCACTGGAACTGGTGCTGGAGCAATGGCCGGTCAAAGCGTTGATCACCGTCCCGCACTGCAATAACCCGCTTGGTTTTATGATGCCGTCTGCGCGTAAACGCGCGCTGTTAACGCTGGCACAGCGCTATGACATCGCCATTATTGAAGATGATGTGTATGGCGAGCTGGCCTATGAATACCCGCGTCCGGCCTCTTTGAAATCAGCCGATCGGGATGGGCGGGTGTTGCTGTGCAGTTCATTTTCCAAAACGCTGGCACCCGGTTTACGCGTCGGCTGGGTGGTGCCGGGGCGCTATCTTGACCGGGTGTTGCACATGAAATACACCAGTACCGGCTCAAGCGTGTTGTGCACCCAGCTTGCGGTGGCAGAATTCATTGCACAGGGTTACTACCCGCCGCATGTGCGTCGTATGCGTATGTTGTATCAGCGCAATCTGGCGCTGCTTTCAGACTGGGTACGGCGCTACTTTCCCGAAACGATTTGCGTCAGCCGGCCGCAGGGCGGCTTTGTGTTATGGGTGGAAATGCCGCCTGCTTTTGACGCCGTTGCCCTTTGCCAGCAGATGAAAGCACATAATATCTATGTGGCGGAAGGGTCGCTGTTTTGTGCCTCCGGCAAGTATCGCCACTGTTTACGCCTGAGTTATTCCATGCCCATGACACCGGCCATTGAACAAGCGGTGGCGGCCATTGGCGCAGCGGTTGAACGGCAAATCTCGGCAAACGTGGAACACATTGAACCTGCTGGCGGGGAGGTTAAGCGCTGA
- a CDS encoding thiazole synthase, with the protein MLQIADTPFTSRLFTGTGKFANASLMQEALRASGTQLVTMAMKRVDLTGGRDAILAPLRELGVRLLPNTSGAKTADEALFAARLAREALGTSWIKLEIHPDMKYLLPDAVETLKAAEQLVKEGFVVLPYCSADPVLCKRLEEAGCAAVMPLGAPIGSNQGLQTRDFLRIIIEQARVPVVVDAGIGAPSHAAHALELGADAVLVNTAIAVARDPVQMAHAFRLAVEAGALAQHAGLGQRQRIASATSPLTGFLHRTEAVN; encoded by the coding sequence ATGCTACAGATTGCCGATACCCCATTTACCTCACGGCTGTTTACCGGCACCGGAAAATTCGCCAATGCATCGCTGATGCAAGAAGCTCTGCGCGCCAGCGGCACGCAACTGGTGACGATGGCGATGAAACGGGTGGATTTAACAGGCGGCCGCGATGCCATTCTGGCCCCGCTGCGTGAGCTCGGCGTGCGCTTACTGCCAAATACCTCAGGGGCGAAAACCGCTGATGAAGCGCTCTTCGCCGCCCGGCTGGCGCGCGAGGCGCTCGGCACGTCGTGGATAAAACTGGAAATCCACCCGGACATGAAATACCTGCTGCCCGATGCCGTCGAAACCCTGAAAGCGGCGGAACAACTGGTGAAAGAGGGCTTCGTGGTGCTGCCCTATTGCAGCGCCGATCCGGTGCTGTGCAAGCGGCTTGAAGAAGCAGGCTGCGCCGCCGTGATGCCGCTGGGTGCGCCGATTGGCTCGAATCAGGGGCTGCAAACGCGGGATTTTCTGCGCATTATTATCGAGCAGGCGCGGGTGCCGGTGGTGGTGGATGCCGGTATCGGCGCGCCCAGCCACGCGGCGCACGCGCTGGAGCTGGGGGCGGATGCGGTACTGGTCAACACCGCTATCGCCGTGGCGCGCGACCCGGTGCAGATGGCGCACGCCTTCCGGCTGGCGGTGGAGGCCGGTGCGCTGGCACAACACGCGGGGCTGGGCCAACGCCAGCGCATCGCCAGCGCCACCAGCCCGCTGACCGGCTTTCTGCATCGCACGGAGGCCGTCAACTGA
- the nudC gene encoding NAD(+) diphosphatase has product MDVTLKGDEQGWWVVYHQHQIWLPQGELPQGTAAQWQLQQCSACQVGEWQGEPVWLVLQDRAREMGSVRQLLSQDAGLFQLAGRAVQLAEFYRSHRFCGYCGQTMTTSTTELACLCPQCKERYYPQIAPCVIVAIRHHDKILLAQHLRHKGNMYTVLAGFVEVGETLEQAAMREVMEESQIRIKNLRYVCSQPWPFPHSLMTAFMADYDGGELKHDPSELRAAGWFRYDSLPELPPPGTVARRLIEDTVVLCRDTAQ; this is encoded by the coding sequence ATGGACGTGACGCTGAAAGGTGATGAGCAGGGCTGGTGGGTGGTCTATCACCAGCATCAGATATGGCTGCCGCAAGGCGAGTTGCCGCAGGGCACGGCAGCGCAGTGGCAATTACAGCAGTGTTCGGCGTGTCAGGTTGGCGAGTGGCAAGGTGAGCCGGTGTGGCTGGTACTGCAAGATCGGGCGCGGGAGATGGGGTCGGTGCGCCAATTGCTCAGCCAGGATGCCGGGCTGTTTCAACTGGCGGGGCGCGCGGTACAACTGGCCGAGTTTTATCGCTCACACCGTTTTTGTGGCTACTGCGGCCAGACGATGACTACCAGTACCACGGAGCTGGCCTGCTTATGTCCGCAGTGTAAAGAGCGCTACTACCCACAGATTGCGCCTTGCGTGATTGTTGCCATCCGTCATCACGATAAAATCTTGCTGGCGCAGCATTTGCGTCATAAGGGCAATATGTATACGGTGCTGGCTGGGTTTGTTGAAGTCGGCGAAACGCTGGAGCAGGCAGCGATGCGCGAGGTGATGGAAGAGAGCCAGATTCGCATCAAGAACCTGCGCTATGTTTGCTCGCAGCCCTGGCCGTTTCCCCATTCGCTGATGACCGCATTTATGGCGGATTATGACGGCGGTGAGCTGAAACATGACCCTTCTGAACTGCGTGCGGCGGGCTGGTTCCGCTACGATAGCTTGCCGGAACTGCCGCCACCGGGTACGGTTGCCCGCCGTTTGATTGAGGACACCGTCGTGCTGTGCCGTGACACGGCGCAGTGA